From one Pararge aegeria chromosome 21, ilParAegt1.1, whole genome shotgun sequence genomic stretch:
- the LOC120633325 gene encoding beta-hexosaminidase subunit beta-like, translating into MLRYFVVFYVLFGSLFVEGMWLAQPGPKYPPTKGEVWPKPQIEVKEKTFYIFNPSQFKVKILDQTCAILTDAIARYSYIIENKLGAKTRDIEPLTLLSLSTNNDTYFKGHLNELQITLTSPCEEYPYLDMDESYNLTVSSSAKLISSSIWGAVRGLETFAQLFYLSDDRNEIQVNETVIFDFPRYKHRGLLLDTSRHFITLPNILKTLDAMAMNKMNVFHWHIVDDQSFPYQSERFPELSERGAYDPSMIYTKADIERVIEHARNRGIRVIPEFDVPGHTGSWGNAYGGMLTECYENGQVIGFGPMDPTRNTTYKLLRDLFKEVQNLFPDTYFHVGGDEVELECWRSNPKLIEYMKVNNLTASDLHALFMRNVIPLLAKTTMPIVWQEVYDEGVSLSRVTLVQVWKYNWITEMINVLRTGHRVLFSSSWYLDALGSEWKDYYAADPRQMVFDVTGNETLLADIVGGEACMWGEMADDRNVINRVWPRASAVAERLWSYQDSMRRYKLSRAPSEAYHRIEEHACRMIRRGIDAQPPSGPGFCVV; encoded by the exons ATGTTGCGTTATTTTGTAGTTTTCTATGTATTATTTGGCTCATTATTCGTCGAAGGCATGTGGTTGGCCCAACCTGGCCCAAAATATCCACCGACAAAAGGTGAAGTCTGGCCAAAACCTCAAATTGAAGTTAAggagaaaacattttatatttttaaccctTCTCAATTTAAAGTTAAG ATTCTGGATCAGACCTGCGCAATATTAACGGACGCAATTGCTCGATACTCCTATATAATTGAGAATAAACTTGGGGCAAAAACTCGTGACATAGAGCCATTAACACTTCTCAGTCTCTCTACAAACAATGATACTTATTTCAAGGGGCATCTAAACGAACTGCAAATTACCCTCACGTCACCGTGTGAAGAGTATCCTTATTTGGATATGGATGAAAGCT ATAATCTTACCGTATCATCGAGCGCAAAGCTGATCAGTTCATCAATATGGGGTGCCGTAAGAGGTCTCGAGACGTTCGCACAACTTTTTTATCTATCCGATGATCGCAAC GAAATTCAAGTAAATGAAACCGTGATATTTGATTTTCCACGATATAAACATCGAGGACTGTTATTAGACACATCCCGTCACTTTATTACCCTACCAAACATCTTAAAAACACTGGATGCAATGGCAATGAATAAGATGAATGTATTCCATTGGCACATAGTGGATGATCAGAGTTTTCCTTATCAAAGTGAACGATTTCCAGAATTAAg CGAAAGAGGTGCTTACGACCCGTCAATGATCTATACAAAGGCAGATATTGAAAGAGTGATTGAACATGCTAGAAATCGCGGTATCAGAGTTATACCGGAATTTGATGTTCCTG gaCACACTGGTTCTTGGGGTAATGCATACGGTGGAATGCTGACTGAGTGTTACGAAAATGGGCAAGTTATAGGATTTGGTCCTATGGATCCGACGAGAAATACGACTTACAAACTTCTCCGAGATTTGTTTAAAGAAGTGCAAAATTTGTTCCCGGATACGTACTTCCATGTTGGTGGCGATGAGGTTGAGTTAGAATGCTG GCGATCGAATCCTAAACTTATAGAATACATGAAAGTTAATAACCTAACTGCATCGGACTTGCACGCTCTTTTTATGAGAAATGTTATTCCACTATTAGCTAAAACAACAATGCCCATTGTATGGCAG gaAGTATACGATGAGGGAGTTTCCCTTTCGAGAGTTACGCTTGTACAAGTATGGAAATATAACTGGATTACTGAAATGATAAAT GTATTGAGAACCGGACATCGAGTTTTATTCTCTTCTTCGTGGTACTTAGATGCTTTGGGCTCCGAGTGGAAAGACTATTACGCAGCTGATCCTCGTCAAATGGTGTTTGATGTGACGGGTAACGAAACACTTCTAGCAGACATCGTTGGAGGAGAAGCTTGTATGTGGGGTGAGATGGCTGACGACAGAAATGTTATTAACAG AGTATGGCCACGGGCGAGTGCTGTCGCTGAAAGACTCTGGAGCTACCAAGATAGCATGAGACGTTACAAGTTATCGCGCGCCCCTTCCGAAGCATACCACCGTATTGAAGAACATGCATGCCGTATGATACGCCGCGGTATTGATGCGCAACCACCTTCGGGACCTGGATTTTGTGTTGTCTAA
- the LOC120633533 gene encoding ER membrane protein complex subunit 7, with amino-acid sequence MFRLDILIVALGFISNVFCALSSAEEENGNGRYFIEGRVFPAEDQDPTNWQVDTRVHVNGGEYIGFIKDDGSFVIHNVLTGSYVVEIVHPDYFYEPIRVEINSKGKYRARKVNYIQTSQIIQVPYPLRMKVMSKIRYFQVREQWRLTDFLFNPMVIMMVLPLLLIMILPKMMNDPDTKEDFKQISNMAKMSEFPEMSEMFTSLFSKGSAKVNAKPKQVKKRQ; translated from the exons ATGTTTCGCTTAGACATTCTGATTGTCGCCTTGGGTTTCATCAGCAATGTATTTTGTGCATTGAGCTCCGCTGAAGAAGAAAATGGAAATGGCAGATACTTTATCGAGGGACGAGTTTTCCCTGCTGAAGACCAAGACCCAACGAATTGGCAAGTCGATACCAGAGTCCACGTAAACGGCGGCGAGTACATAGGTTTCATAAAGGACGATGGCTCCTTTGTCATACACAATGTTCTCACGGGTTCCTATGTGGTCGAAATCGTGCACCCAGACTACTTTTACGAGCCAATCAGAGTCGAAATTAACTCTAAAGGGAAATACAGAGCCCGTAAAGTGAATTATATACAGACCTCGCAGATTATTCAGGTTCCTTATCCTTTGAGAATGAAGGTTATGTCTAAAATTAG GTACTTCCAAGTTCGCGAGCAATGGAGACTAACAGATTTCCTGTTTAACCCTATGGTTATAATGATGGTATTGCCACTCCTCCTCATCATGATCTTGCCAAAGATGATGAATGATCCAGACACAAAGGAAGACTTCAAGCAAATCAGCAACATGGCCAAGATGTCAGAGTTTCCAGAGATGTCTGAAATGTTTACATCCCTTTTCAGCAAAGGATCTGCTAAAGTGAATGCCAAACCAAAACAAGTCAAGAAGAGACAGTAG